The Gemmatimonadaceae bacterium sequence GCGGCTCCGGAGAGGACGCCGACATCAGCTCGGCCGATACGGGGGCGGCGCGATGACCGTCGGCTCGAGACGCGTCCGCGCGACGCGCCACGAACTCTCCATTGGCCTGACCTCGCTAGGGTCGTTGCTGGCTACCTCCATGTCGATCACGCGCGTGCTCGATGCCTTCGAGACGCTGTGCCCGGAGCGCTGGCGTGGGCCGTTGGTCGACGTGCGTGCGCGCGTACGCAACGGCGCGTCCCTGGCAACGGCGATCGAGCAGTCGTCGTTGCGACTGCCCGCCGACGCGATTGGCATGATACGCGCCGGCGAAGAGCGTGGAGCGCTCGCGGAGGCGGTGCAGCAGGCGGCGGCACAGGCTACGCAGGACGCGCAGGCGCGCAGTGCCGTCATGCAAGCGCTCTCCTATCCCGCGCTGCTGTCAGCGGCCGGACTTGCAACCCTCGCCGTGATGGCCACGGTGGTACTGCCCAGGTTCTCGGTCTTGCTCGAAGACGCTGGAGTGGCGCTCCCACGGTCCACCTCTCTCCTCATGGCAACGGGTGACGTCGCAGGTCGGGCGGCGCTGCCCCTCGGCCTGCTTGCGATCGCTGGTGGCTACGCAGCGGCTCACGTTCTCCAGGATGCGCACCATCGGGAGAGATGGCACGAACTTCTCCTGAACGTACCAGTGGTGGGAGCGTTGCGACGTCGCCTGGCAAGCGCGAGGCTTACCGCGATCCTGGCCAGCCTGCTCAATGCGGGCGTGTCGTTACCGCGCGCGCTGGAGATTGGCGCCGCCGCCCTTGGGGATGAGGCGATCCGTCAGCGCACACTCGCTGCGCGTGCGGCCATCCTCGGTGGTCAGGGCCTGGGCAGTGCGCTCGCGCAGACGGGAACACTCACGGATACTGCCCAGCGTTTGGTGGGAGCCGGTGAGGCGGGAGGTCGCCTCACGGAAATGCTTCGCCACGCGGCAGAACTCGACCAGCGCGCCGCGCTCGACGGGCTCCGCGTGGCAGTGCGCCTCATCGAGCCTGCACTGGTGCTCATGGTCGGGGGATTGATCGCGCTCATGGCAGCCACGCTGCTTCAGACCATGTACGCGCTCCGGCCATGACGCGCCGAGGCTTTTCCTTGCTGGAGGTCATCGTCGTCACGGCGATCCTCGGGTTGCTTGGCGTCGTTGCATTGGGCTCGCGGATGACACCACGTGAGCGCGGCGTGCGCGCTGACCAAGAGGTCGCGCTGCGCCGGCGCGCGGTGAACGATGGCAGGCCGCACACGGACACGGTCCGCGTCGGCGACCAGGTCATGCTGATCACGGCGTATCCTGACGGCCGGGTGACGCAGGCGGATCCTCGCGCGGGAGCAGGGTCATGACCAGACGGCCAGGTGTAGTCCTTCTCGACGCGCTCCTTGCTTTGGTACTGGTGGCGGTGGTCTCGCTCGGTGCATTCGACCTTCTGCGGCAGTCGATGCGCGCGCGCGAGGCAACGTCGGATCATGCGCGACGCCTGCGAGAGGTGGATCGGCTGTTGTCTTCGGTTGCCATGTGGCCACGTGGTGAGCTCGACCTGCACCTGGGTCGCCGCCGTCAGGGAACCTGGTGGCTCGACATTCAGCGGTCAGAACGGGGACTGTATCGCGTGAGCATTGTCGACGGGCGGAGTGGCCGCGCATGGCTCTCCACTGTCCTCGGGGGCGCATGACCCGCATGCGAGGAAGGAAGGGTCTCACCCTGATCGAAGTGCTCCTCGCGCTTGTGGTGGCGTCCACGATCCTGCTCATGGCGCGCCACCTCATGTCAGTTGCCACCACGGCACTGGACCGCGCCAAGGATGACGCGTCGCCTGTCGACGCAGCGTACGTCGCATTACGGACGCTGTTCCTGCATGCGTCGTCTGGAGAGTTCGGGGCGCTACTGGGCGACGAGAACAGGCTCGCATTTCGGAGTCAGTGCGACGCACCAGGAGGCTGGCTCGAGGCGTGCGATGCCGAACTGACGATCGAGCAGGGCGACGACGGATGCAGCCTGCATCTCAGCGCCGGCGGCAGCCCTGTCGCCATCGCGTCCCGGCAACCGTGCGGGTTGCGATACCTGGTGACCGCGGCGGGCGGCGGAGAATGGGCATCGACGTGGACCGATGCAGCGCACCGTCCCGTCGCGGTCGAAGTCGTCGCTGGTGGCGACACGCTGATCTTTCGCGTAGGCGGGAGATCATGACGCGGTCGCGCTCAGGCTTCGTGCTGTTGGTGCTTCTGCCTGCGCTGGTTGTGGCCGGGGCAGTGGTGGCGGCGGTGGAATTCGAGACGCGGGGCGCGATGAGGCGTGAGGCGAATGTGTCGGCGCGGCTCGAGGCGGAATGGCTGGCGGAGGGTTGTGCGCTCGAGGTGCGGTTCCAGGCCAGCAGGAGCATGGCAGAGGCGCCGTCATCACGAGGAGGCGCCGACGTGGTATGGCGTCACCTGGACCGTGAAGTCGCCTCCATGGGCGCTGCGTCGGAGTGTTCGTGGGCGCTGACTCCGGGTGGAACCCGGATGAACCTCACTCGGCTCGACGAGCACGCCCTGGCGACCGGCCTCGTTGCCGCGGGGCATGGTCGCTCTGAAGCCGGCGACCTGGCGGCAGCAATCCTTGATTGGGTAGACGCTGATACGGTGCCTCGCCCGCGCGGTGCAGAAGCGTCGTGGTACGACCATGCTGGTCGACCGCTGCCTGCAAACAGACCACTGCAGTCGCTGCATGAACTCCAGTGGGTACGGGGTGGCGCGGGGACTGTTGCACACTCGCTGCTTAGCCTGGACAATGAACCAATCAACCTCCGGCACGCTCCAGTGTGGGTCCTGGCCACGCTGCCTGGAGCGACGCCAGCGCTGATCAACCGGTGGCTCGACGCGCGAGCGCGCGACCTCCCCATGCCGGAGATCGAGCAGGTCGCCATGGGGCTTCCTGCCGATGCCCGGAGAGAACTCGACGAGAACCTCGCTGCACTACGAGCGGCAATCGTTCCCGAGCCGCCTTCGTGGCATCTCTCGGTGGAAGTCGCTCGTGCACATGGCGTGGGTGTGCGGCTGGAGCAGCGGCTGGTGCGCGCCATCGGCCGGATCGCGGTGCAGGGAGAGCGTCGCACATGGCGCTGAGAGCGATCCTCGTCCTGTCCGTGTACGGCGGCGGAGTGCGTGGCGCGCTCGTCGACGAACGCGGCGGCTTCGGAACGACCACTGCGTCGAGCGACGACGACAAGGACCCGATTGCCGCGGTGCACATGGCAATCGCCGCGTTTCGCGAACAGCCTGCGCGGGACGTGCTCGTCGTGGCATCCCCGTCGCTCATGCCGGCGCAGGTCGTGTCGGCAAGCGTCGCGGGCGACGTGGAGTCGCTGCGCGAGCGGTTCCTGGCGTGCGATGATCCCATCTTCGCTGTCTCCGACGGCCGCGACGGCTCCAGGCTCGTGGCGATGATGGACAAGAAACGCGTGCAGGGCCTGGTCGAGGTCGTCGAGCGCAGCGGTCGGCGGCTCCGAGCGATCATACCGACTGCGGCCGCACTCGAGGCATCACCCGATTTCTCTCGAGCCTCGTGGCTGGATGGACGCGCTCTCGTCAGCGTCGAACGGGCGCAGGGATGGCCGGTCGGTCGTCGATGCCGACCCGGCGTCCAATCGGAACCATCGATACGAACCGAGTGGCCGAATACGTGGAGTGACGTGGCGGGTGCGATAGCCGCATGGAAGCGGGGAGGTCCGGCGATTGACCCGCAGCACATCGGTAGTGCAAGGACGCGCGCCACACCCCTGCGCCTGCTGGCGCTCGCACTCTTCGCGGCGGGACTGCTCGCCGCGCCCGTGGTCACGCGCTCCATGCGAGTGCGTCACTACGAAGAGCAACTGGCGCTACGGCAGCAATGGCAGCGCACCCTTGCGGTGCAGCAGCGCGCTCTCGCGCGTGCGGAAGCAGAGCTTCACTTGATAGCGGCGTTTCAGCTACGAGTAACGCCCCTCGCCAGGCTTGCGGAGATAGCGACGGACCTCCCTGCGGACGTGCATGCGATCTCCGTCGAACTGGACTCCGCTCGTGTGCAGGTCGCCGTGAGGGGACGCGACGTCGGCCGCGTCACCTCGCGACTGGCGAGTCGCTCGTGGTGCCGGGAGGCGCGATTCACCGGTCCGATCAGCCAGGACACGCCGTCGGATTCCACGACGGACTCGATCCAGCGCGGAACGATCGACTGTCCGCCCCTTGGCGCAGCCGCATCACCATGAGCGGGAGCCGTCTTCGCGTGTACGCGCGCCTGCTCTGGCTCTGTGGCGCCTTGCTCGTGCTTCGTGCCGCGCCGTGGTACGCCAGGCGCATGAGCGAGTTGGGAGAGCGCGAGCGCATGTTGCTCGACCAGCTGACGCGACTCGATGCGGCGCGCCGGCTGCCGCAGCGCACGTGGTTGTTTGAGGTGCGTGACTCGCTGGTGGGCGGTGCTCCGGTGAGTGGCTCGGCTGGCTCCGCCGCAGGCGATCTGGCGTCATGGACGTCCGAACAGGGCCTCGCCTCGGGCGTTGCGTTCGACATGATCGCTCCCGTCGTCGATACCACGGCGACGGCCCGAAGCCTGTGGAGTGCGTCCGTGAGCGCCGAGGGTTGGGCGGATATCGGGGCGCTTACGACGTTGCTCGCACTGATCGCGGGCAGCTCTCGCCTGGTTCGGGTCGCGAGCATGACTGTGACGGCACCGGGGACGAGCCGGGCCGATGAAGCCGAGCGGCTGCGAATCAGGTTGTCCGTCGAAGGGTTGTATCGTCCCGAATCCGCGCCGCGATGAACCGCCGCCACGCTCGAATGGCTGCTCCGCTTGCCGTCGTCGCTATCGCCGCAAGCGCCTGGGCGAGCCTGCCCGCCGATGAACCACCGTCCGTTCGTTCGCCGGTCCCCGAGATCCATCTCGCTGCGCCGATGGTTGCGGAGTCGATCGCGGCGGCAGCAGAGGTCGTCGAGCGTCGCAATCCGTTCAGTATCTCACGGCGTCCGGTTACAACGTCTCAGCGCGTGGAGCCCGCGGCTGCACGTCCTCAGCCGCCGCTGCTTCAGCTGCAAGGCATCGTTGGCGGGCCGCCGTGGTCGGCAGTGGTGCAGGGCATACCAGGACGCGACGGGGAAGTGCTCGTCCAGCCGGGAGACACGATTGCCGGCCTGCGCATCGTCCGGGTGACATCGACGTCGGTGCTGGTTGCCATGCGCGACACGGCCTGGGCGCTTCGGCTCGCGGGTGACGAGCGTTGAGGCGCGTCCTCGTGGGTGCCCTGCTGTGCGCCTCGTCGGCGCTGTCAGCGCAGGTGACAGATACGACGCGTGCGACAGGCGACAGTGTCTCGGTGCGGCTGATCGACGTGGAACTGCGCACCGTGGTCCAGTCGCTGGCGCGCTACCTGGATCGGCCATTGATGTTCGGGACGCTGCCGTCGCAACGGGTGTCCTTTGAAACCCCGTCAGCGGTGCCTCGCACACGGATTCTCACGTTGCTCGCGGGTCTCCTGGAGAGCAACGGCCTGCGCCTCGTCGTGGATACGGCCTTCTACTCGGTGCGACCGGTGCGAGAGCCCTCTGAGCAACCTGCGGGCGGAGATTCTGCACGAGCTCGTGGGCCGACTGAGCTATTCGTCGTGCGCCTCCGCCACGCGCGGGCAAGCGAAGTGGCGGCGACGGTGAACTCGTTGTATGGGAGGCCTTCGTCGTTTGGCGAGATCAAGACGCCGCCATCGACGCTGGGTGGGGAGCTGCGCGCCAACCTGGTTCCCGAAGCAGGCACTCCGCCACCGCAAGCCGTGGCAGCAATTGCGGGACGCGAGGCGAGCTTCACCGGCGAGGTCACTATCATGCCCGACCCGCGCGCGAACAGCCTGCTCGTGCGTGCGACCCGCAGCGACTTCGAGCTGATCGAGGCGGCGGTGCGGGAACTCGATGTGCGGCCACTGCAGGTGTTGATCGAGCTGCTGATCGCCGAGGTGCGCCGCGACCGCAGCCTGAGCTTCGGCGTCGAATCCACGTTGCCCAAGCAGAACCTCCCATCGAGTGGAACGTCGATCTCGGCGTCTACGACAGGGCTCGGGCTCGGTGACTTCGTTCTGCGCTTGATGGAGATCGGAGGCGTCAACGTCGACGCCACGTTGCGTGCGGCGGCCTCACGTGGCGACGTGACGATCGTGTCGCGGCCCGTGGTGATCACGGCGAACAACCAGCCAGCCCAGATCCTCGTGGGGAGCCAACGGCCCTTCGTTCAGGTGTCGCGCGCCCTGCCCACCGATTCACCGCTGCGTGATCAGGTCGTGCAGTACAAGGAAGTCGGTACGAAGCTCTCAGTGCTGCCGACGATTTCTGACGACGGCTACGTAATGCTCGAAGTGACGCAGGAAGTGAATGCCGCGACCGCGGAGACACAGTTCGACGCGCCGGTGATCTCGACTCGGCATGTGCAAACGCGGCTCCTGGTGCGCAATGGCCAGACGGTGGCGTTGGGTGGGCTGACCGACCAGCAGCGCGACCAGAACCGCAGCGGCGTGCCAATCCTGTCGGGGATCCCGATCATCGGCGGCTTGTTTGGAAAGTCCGTCAAGCGAACCACGGAAACGGAGCTGTTCCTGTTCCTGACCCCGCGGGTGCTTCGCAGTGACGAAGACGCCGATTCCGTGACTACGCCCATGAAGACCAGGGCCGAGCGACTCAAGCCATGACGCTACCGTTGACGCCATCGCCGCTGGTGGGTCGTTCCCCCGCGATCGAGAAGCTTCGCTGGCAGATCGCGAAGGCGGCCGCCAGCCCACTGCCGATTCTCATCGAAGGACAGACCGGTGTCGGCAAGGAACTCGTCGCGGAGGCGATCCATAGGGAGAGTCGGCGCCCTGGGTCCCTCGTGGCCCTGAACGTCAGCGCCATCGCCGACACGTTGTTCGAGGACACGTTCTTCGGACACGTGAAGGGCGCGTTCACCGGCGCGCTGCGTGATCACGATGGCGTGCTGGCGGAGGCGCACAACGGCACCCTCTTTCTCGACGAAATCTCGACCCTCGCGCCCACGACGCAGGCGAAGCTGCTCCGAGTTGTCGAGACGAGGCGGTTCAGGCCACTGGGGGCGCGTCATGACCGGACGAGCA is a genomic window containing:
- a CDS encoding type II secretion system F family protein; this translates as MSITRVLDAFETLCPERWRGPLVDVRARVRNGASLATAIEQSSLRLPADAIGMIRAGEERGALAEAVQQAAAQATQDAQARSAVMQALSYPALLSAAGLATLAVMATVVLPRFSVLLEDAGVALPRSTSLLMATGDVAGRAALPLGLLAIAGGYAAAHVLQDAHHRERWHELLLNVPVVGALRRRLASARLTAILASLLNAGVSLPRALEIGAAALGDEAIRQRTLAARAAILGGQGLGSALAQTGTLTDTAQRLVGAGEAGGRLTEMLRHAAELDQRAALDGLRVAVRLIEPALVLMVGGLIALMAATLLQTMYALRP
- a CDS encoding type II secretion system protein yields the protein MTRRGFSLLEVIVVTAILGLLGVVALGSRMTPRERGVRADQEVALRRRAVNDGRPHTDTVRVGDQVMLITAYPDGRVTQADPRAGAGS
- a CDS encoding prepilin-type N-terminal cleavage/methylation domain-containing protein, yielding MRGRKGLTLIEVLLALVVASTILLMARHLMSVATTALDRAKDDASPVDAAYVALRTLFLHASSGEFGALLGDENRLAFRSQCDAPGGWLEACDAELTIEQGDDGCSLHLSAGGSPVAIASRQPCGLRYLVTAAGGGEWASTWTDAAHRPVAVEVVAGGDTLIFRVGGRS
- a CDS encoding general secretion pathway protein GspK; amino-acid sequence: MTRSRSGFVLLVLLPALVVAGAVVAAVEFETRGAMRREANVSARLEAEWLAEGCALEVRFQASRSMAEAPSSRGGADVVWRHLDREVASMGAASECSWALTPGGTRMNLTRLDEHALATGLVAAGHGRSEAGDLAAAILDWVDADTVPRPRGAEASWYDHAGRPLPANRPLQSLHELQWVRGGAGTVAHSLLSLDNEPINLRHAPVWVLATLPGATPALINRWLDARARDLPMPEIEQVAMGLPADARRELDENLAALRAAIVPEPPSWHLSVEVARAHGVGVRLEQRLVRAIGRIAVQGERRTWR
- a CDS encoding type II secretion system protein GspD → MRRVLVGALLCASSALSAQVTDTTRATGDSVSVRLIDVELRTVVQSLARYLDRPLMFGTLPSQRVSFETPSAVPRTRILTLLAGLLESNGLRLVVDTAFYSVRPVREPSEQPAGGDSARARGPTELFVVRLRHARASEVAATVNSLYGRPSSFGEIKTPPSTLGGELRANLVPEAGTPPPQAVAAIAGREASFTGEVTIMPDPRANSLLVRATRSDFELIEAAVRELDVRPLQVLIELLIAEVRRDRSLSFGVESTLPKQNLPSSGTSISASTTGLGLGDFVLRLMEIGGVNVDATLRAAASRGDVTIVSRPVVITANNQPAQILVGSQRPFVQVSRALPTDSPLRDQVVQYKEVGTKLSVLPTISDDGYVMLEVTQEVNAATAETQFDAPVISTRHVQTRLLVRNGQTVALGGLTDQQRDQNRSGVPILSGIPIIGGLFGKSVKRTTETELFLFLTPRVLRSDEDADSVTTPMKTRAERLKP